A single region of the Betta splendens chromosome 12, fBetSpl5.4, whole genome shotgun sequence genome encodes:
- the LOC114866613 gene encoding ceramide transfer protein-like isoform X2, whose amino-acid sequence MSDNQSWNSSGSEEDLEPREEPLHPTGIGEFSGVLSKWTNYIHGWQDRWVVLKNNTLSYYKSQDETEYGCRGSLCLSKAVITPHEFDECRLDISVNDSVWYLRTQDSDHRHQWVESIELHRADSGYGSESSLRRHGSMLSLTSATSGYSATSTSSFKKGHSLREKLAEMETFRDILCRQVDTLQKYFDSCADVSKDELQRDRIVEDDEDDFPNTRSEGDFLHNNNGSKEKLFQSSSPKGINGIDFKGEAITFKATTAGILATLSHCIDLMVKREDSWQKRLDKEMEKRRRIEESYKSTLNELKKKSHFGGPDYEEGPNSLINEDEFFDAVEAALDRQDKIEEQCQTEKTRIQRSSPVPPGDVYSTVGSHRFTDKVEEMVQNHMTYSLQDVGGDANWQLVVEEGEMKVYRREVEENGIVLDPLKATHSVRGVTGHEVCHYFWDTTYRNDWETTVENFNVVETLSENAAIVYQTHKRVWPASQRDVLYLSAMRKVLSSNENDPDTWLVCNFSVDHDEAQLTNRCVRAKINIAMICQTLVSPPEGDKEISRDNILCKITYVANVNPGGWAPASVLRAVAKREYPKFLKRFTSYVQEKTAGKPILF is encoded by the exons ATGTCAGACAACCAGAGCTGGAACTCCTCCGGCTCAGAGGAAGATTTAGAGCCCCGAGAGGAGCCCCTGCATCCGACCGGGATCGGGGAGTTCAGCGGAGTTCTCAGTAAG tggACAAACTACATCCATGGTTGGCAGGACCGTTGGGTGGtgctgaaaaacaacacactgagCTACTACAAATCTCAGGATGAGACTGAGTACGGCTGTCGAGGTTCCCTCTGCCTTAGCAAAGCTGTTATTACT CCTCATGAGTTTGATGAGTGCCGACTGGACATAAGTGTTAACGACAGCGTTTGGTACCTGAGGACACAAGATTCTGATCACAGACACCAGTGGGTCGAATCCATTGAGCTGCACAGG GCTGATTCTGGATACGGCTCAGAGTCCAGTCTGCGGAGACATGGCTCCATGCTGTCTCTCACATCAGCCACCAGTGGCTACTCTGCCACCTCCACATCATCCTTCAAG AAGGGTCACAGCCTGAGAGAGAAGCTGGCAGAGATGGAGACCTTTCGTGATATCTTGTGCAGGCAGGTGGACACGCTTCAGAAGTACTTTGACAGCTGTGCAGATGTTTCCAAAGatgagctgcagagagacagaa TTgtggaggatgatgaagatgacttCCCCAACACCCGATCAGAGGGAGATTTTCTGCACAACAACAATGGCAGCAAAGAAAAAT TGTTCCAGTCGTCGAGTCCCAAAGGAATCAATGGTATAGATTTTAAGGGTGAAGCCATCACGTTCAAGGCCACCACGGCCGGGATCTTAGCCACCCTGTCGCACTGCATCGACCTCATggtgaagagagaagacagcTGGCAAAAGAGACTGGATAAG gagatggagaagaggagaagaataGAGGAAAGCTATAAATCCACCCTCAACGAGCTGAAAAAAAAGTCTCACTTTGGAGGTCCAGATTACGAG GAGGGTCCAAACAGCCTCATCAACGAGGACGAATTCTTCGACGCAGTGGAAGCTGCTCTTGACAGACAGGACAAAATAGAAGAGCAG tgtcaAACTGAGAAGACCAGGATACAGAGATCCAGCCCCGTTCCCCCTGGAGACGTCTATTCCACTGTTGGTTCTCACAGATTTACTGACAAG GTAGAAGAGATGGTGCAGAATCACATGACCTACTCCCTGCAGGATGTTGGTGGAGATGCTAACTGGCAGCTGGTTGTAGAAGAAGGAGAAATGAAG gTGTACAGGAGAGAAGTGGAAGAAAATGGGATTGTCCTGGACCCACTGAAGGCCACGCACAGCGTGAGGGGGGTGACCGGTCATGAGGTCTGCCACTACTTCTGGGACACCACGTACCGCAACGACTGGGAGA CCACCGTTGAAAACTTCAATGTCGTGGAGACATTGTCAGAAAATGCAGCAATTGTCTATCAAACACACAAG CGAGTGTGGCCTGCATCTCAGAGGGATGTCCTGTACCTGTCGGCTATGAGGAAGGTGTTGAGCAGCAACGAGAACGACCCAGACACGTGGCTGGTCTGTAATTTCTCAGTGGACCATGATGAAGCGCAG CTAACCAACAGGTGTGTCCGTGCCAAAATCAACATCGCCATGATCTGTCAGACGCTCGTCAGCCCACCAGAAGGAGACAAGGAAATCAGCAGAGATAACATCCTGTGCAAAATCACCTACGTTGCAAATG TGAATCCTGGAGGCTGGGCTCCCGCCTCTGTGCTCAGGGCTGTGGCTAAGAGAGAGTACCCCAAGTTCCTCAAACGCTTCACTTCCTATGTCCAAGAAAAAACTGCTGGCAAACCCATCTTATTCTAA
- the LOC114866613 gene encoding ceramide transfer protein-like isoform X1 codes for MSDNQSWNSSGSEEDLEPREEPLHPTGIGEFSGVLSKWTNYIHGWQDRWVVLKNNTLSYYKSQDETEYGCRGSLCLSKAVITPHEFDECRLDISVNDSVWYLRTQDSDHRHQWVESIELHRSIREGRRERGGVQGTIIIPPPLADSGYGSESSLRRHGSMLSLTSATSGYSATSTSSFKKGHSLREKLAEMETFRDILCRQVDTLQKYFDSCADVSKDELQRDRIVEDDEDDFPNTRSEGDFLHNNNGSKEKLFQSSSPKGINGIDFKGEAITFKATTAGILATLSHCIDLMVKREDSWQKRLDKEMEKRRRIEESYKSTLNELKKKSHFGGPDYEEGPNSLINEDEFFDAVEAALDRQDKIEEQCQTEKTRIQRSSPVPPGDVYSTVGSHRFTDKVEEMVQNHMTYSLQDVGGDANWQLVVEEGEMKVYRREVEENGIVLDPLKATHSVRGVTGHEVCHYFWDTTYRNDWETTVENFNVVETLSENAAIVYQTHKRVWPASQRDVLYLSAMRKVLSSNENDPDTWLVCNFSVDHDEAQLTNRCVRAKINIAMICQTLVSPPEGDKEISRDNILCKITYVANVNPGGWAPASVLRAVAKREYPKFLKRFTSYVQEKTAGKPILF; via the exons ATGTCAGACAACCAGAGCTGGAACTCCTCCGGCTCAGAGGAAGATTTAGAGCCCCGAGAGGAGCCCCTGCATCCGACCGGGATCGGGGAGTTCAGCGGAGTTCTCAGTAAG tggACAAACTACATCCATGGTTGGCAGGACCGTTGGGTGGtgctgaaaaacaacacactgagCTACTACAAATCTCAGGATGAGACTGAGTACGGCTGTCGAGGTTCCCTCTGCCTTAGCAAAGCTGTTATTACT CCTCATGAGTTTGATGAGTGCCGACTGGACATAAGTGTTAACGACAGCGTTTGGTACCTGAGGACACAAGATTCTGATCACAGACACCAGTGGGTCGAATCCATTGAGCTGCACAGG AGTAtcagagagggaaggagagagaggggaggagtcCAGGGGACAATAATCATCCCTCCACCACTG GCTGATTCTGGATACGGCTCAGAGTCCAGTCTGCGGAGACATGGCTCCATGCTGTCTCTCACATCAGCCACCAGTGGCTACTCTGCCACCTCCACATCATCCTTCAAG AAGGGTCACAGCCTGAGAGAGAAGCTGGCAGAGATGGAGACCTTTCGTGATATCTTGTGCAGGCAGGTGGACACGCTTCAGAAGTACTTTGACAGCTGTGCAGATGTTTCCAAAGatgagctgcagagagacagaa TTgtggaggatgatgaagatgacttCCCCAACACCCGATCAGAGGGAGATTTTCTGCACAACAACAATGGCAGCAAAGAAAAAT TGTTCCAGTCGTCGAGTCCCAAAGGAATCAATGGTATAGATTTTAAGGGTGAAGCCATCACGTTCAAGGCCACCACGGCCGGGATCTTAGCCACCCTGTCGCACTGCATCGACCTCATggtgaagagagaagacagcTGGCAAAAGAGACTGGATAAG gagatggagaagaggagaagaataGAGGAAAGCTATAAATCCACCCTCAACGAGCTGAAAAAAAAGTCTCACTTTGGAGGTCCAGATTACGAG GAGGGTCCAAACAGCCTCATCAACGAGGACGAATTCTTCGACGCAGTGGAAGCTGCTCTTGACAGACAGGACAAAATAGAAGAGCAG tgtcaAACTGAGAAGACCAGGATACAGAGATCCAGCCCCGTTCCCCCTGGAGACGTCTATTCCACTGTTGGTTCTCACAGATTTACTGACAAG GTAGAAGAGATGGTGCAGAATCACATGACCTACTCCCTGCAGGATGTTGGTGGAGATGCTAACTGGCAGCTGGTTGTAGAAGAAGGAGAAATGAAG gTGTACAGGAGAGAAGTGGAAGAAAATGGGATTGTCCTGGACCCACTGAAGGCCACGCACAGCGTGAGGGGGGTGACCGGTCATGAGGTCTGCCACTACTTCTGGGACACCACGTACCGCAACGACTGGGAGA CCACCGTTGAAAACTTCAATGTCGTGGAGACATTGTCAGAAAATGCAGCAATTGTCTATCAAACACACAAG CGAGTGTGGCCTGCATCTCAGAGGGATGTCCTGTACCTGTCGGCTATGAGGAAGGTGTTGAGCAGCAACGAGAACGACCCAGACACGTGGCTGGTCTGTAATTTCTCAGTGGACCATGATGAAGCGCAG CTAACCAACAGGTGTGTCCGTGCCAAAATCAACATCGCCATGATCTGTCAGACGCTCGTCAGCCCACCAGAAGGAGACAAGGAAATCAGCAGAGATAACATCCTGTGCAAAATCACCTACGTTGCAAATG TGAATCCTGGAGGCTGGGCTCCCGCCTCTGTGCTCAGGGCTGTGGCTAAGAGAGAGTACCCCAAGTTCCTCAAACGCTTCACTTCCTATGTCCAAGAAAAAACTGCTGGCAAACCCATCTTATTCTAA
- the LOC114866612 gene encoding 3-hydroxy-3-methylglutaryl-coenzyme A reductase-like isoform X1, translating into MLARLFRLYGLLVASHPWEVIVGTLALTVCLVSMNSLTASSQMCSWNECPKVEKNVPSSDIIILTVTRCMAIVYIYFQFKNLRQLGSKYILGIAGLFTVFSSFVFSTVVIHFFGKELTGLNEALPFFLLLIDLSKACALAKFALSSNSQEEVRENISQGMAILGPTFTLDALVECLVIGIGTMSGVPQLEIMCCFGCMSVLANYFVFMTFFPACVSLVLELSRESREGRPIWQLSHFAHVLAEEEDNKPNPVTQRVKMIMSLGLALVHAHTRLAAEHPDQNRSVEVPIAKTLDFDGTVWPMKLTSMGLEQVITLSLALLLAVKYVFFEQTEAESSFSLKSPISSSSPTQKPKQVGDSCRRDLKAMRPQRSMNAMSEINFSPPAVSDSVPSLKDDRTFREKVETSPYVSSSVESLAQTSSLTQCSSSSEPRTLEECMTILFDPQRGPRFLSDAEVMNLVASRNILNYKLETVLETPERGVAIRREILSSRLPVPSALDRLPYKNYDYSKVMGSCCENVIGYMPLPVGVAGPLLLDEKQFYVPMATTEGCLVASTNRGCRALSLSGGCRSRILADSMARGPVVRLPSACRAAEVKSWLETSVGFALIKEAFDQTSRFARLEKLTVGLAGRNLYIRFQSQTGDAMGMNMLSKGTEQALHKLQQQYLDMEVLSLSGNYCTDKKSAAINWILGRGKSAVCEATIPAKVVKEVLKSTTAALVELNVSKNLVGSAMAGSIGGFNAHSANIVAAIYIACGQDPAQTVGSANCITQMEPAGPEGEDLYISCTMPSIEVGTVGGGTNLPPQQACLQMLSVQGTSPEHPGENARQLARIVCGTVLAGELSLMAALAAGHLVKSHMTHNRSTTNLSAVAISKLKTSA; encoded by the exons ATGTTGGCACGTCTGTTCAGACTCTATGGACTCTTGGTGGCCTCCCATCCTTGGGAGGTAATCGTGGGCACCCTGGCTCTCACCGTCTGCCTGGTGTCCATGAACAGCCTGACAGCCAGcagccagatgtgcagctggaATGAATGTCCTAAAGTTGAGAAG AACGTCCCCAGCAGTGACATAATCATTCTAACAGTCACACGCTGCATGGCCATTGTTTACATCTATTTCCAGTTCAAGAATCTCAGACAACTGGGATCCAAATATATACTGG GTATTGCAGGgttatttacagttttttcCAGCTTTGTTTTCAGTACAGTAGTCATCCACTTCTTTGGAAAAGAACTGACAGGCCTTAA TGAAGCCCTTCCCTTCTTCCTTTTGCTCATTGATCTCTCCAAAGCCTGTGCCTTAGCCAAATTTGCCCTCAGTTCAAACTCTCAG GAGGAGGTAAGGGAAAATATCTCCCAGGGAATGGCCATCCTGGGCCCCACATTCACCCTGGATGCTCTGGTTGAGTGTCTGGTAATTGGAATTGGCACCATGTCAG GTGTGCCCCAACTTGAGATAATGTGTTGTTTTGGCTGTATGTCTGTCCTGGCCAACTACTTTGTCTTTATGACTTTCTTTCCTGCATGTGTCTCCTTGGTCTTGGAG CTGTCCAGGGAGAGTCGTGAGGGCCGCCCTATCTGGCAATTGAGCCACTTTGCCCACGTACTGGCTGAAGAAGAGGACAACAAACCCAATCCTGTGACCCAGAGAGTTAAAATGATCATG TCCCTGGGTTTGGCTCTTGTTCATGCCCACACTCGGCTAGCAGCTGAGCATCCAGACCAGAATCGCTCAGTAGAGGTGCCCATAGCAAAGACACTAGACTTTGATGGTACAGTGTGGCCAATGAAGCTCACCAG CATGGGTCTGGAACAAGTGATAACTCTCAGTCTAGCTCTGCTCCTGGCTGTCAAGTATGTCTTCTTTGAGCAAACGGAAGCAGAATCATCTTTCTCCCTCAAGAGTCCGATTAGCAGCTCCTCTCCCACACAGAAACCCAAGCAAGTGGGGGACAGCTGCAGGAGGGATCTCAAAGCCATGAGACCCCAGAGATCCATGAATGCTATGTCAGAAATCAATTTTAGCCCCCCCGCTGTCTCAGACTCTGTACCCTCCCTCAAGGATGACAGGACCTTCAGAGAGAAGG TCGAGACCAGCCCCTATGTTTCATCTTCTGTGGAGTCCTTAGCTCAGACGTCCTCCTTAACACAGTGCAGCTCAAGTTCAGAGCCCAGAACTCTGGAGGAGTGCATGACCATCCTCTTTGACCCTCAG AGAGGTCCTCGTTTTCTCAGTGATGCAGAGGTGATGAACCTTGTAGCCTCACGTAACATCCTGAACTATAAACTAGAAACTGTCCTCGAGACTCCAGAGAGAGGCGTAGCCATCAGAAGGGAGATCTTATCATCCAGACTACCTGTTCCCTCAGCCTTGGACCGTCTGCCTTACAAGAACTATGACTATTCTAAG GTAATGGGTTCATGCTGTGAGAATGTAATTGGCTATATGCCATTACCAGTAGGAGTGGCTGGTCCTCTTCTGTTGGATGAGAAACAGTTTTACgttcccatggcaaccacaGAGGGCTGTCTGGTAGCCAGCACTAACCGAGGATGCAGAGCCCTGTCT CTAAGTGGTGGCTGTCGGAGCAGGATCCTAGCTGACAGCATGGCCAGGGGTCCGGTTGTGAGGCTGCCCTCAGCGTGCAGGGCAGCAGAGGTCAAAAGTTGGCTCGAGACCTCAGTCGGATTTGCGCTGATCAAAGAGGCTTTTGACCAAACAAGCAG GTTTGCTCGTTTGGAGAAACTGACAGTAGGCTTAGCTGGAAGAAATCTGTATATTCGCTTCCAGTCGCAGACAGGAGATGCCATGGGCATGAACATGCTTTCAAAG GGGACTGAGCAGGCCCTGCACAAGCTCCAGCAGCAGTATCTAGATATGGAGGTCCTCTCACTCAGTGGTAACTACTGCACTGACAAGAAGTCTGCTGCTATTAATTGGATTCTGGGCCGAGGCaagtctgctgtgtgtgaggcCACCATCCCAGCGAAGGTGGTGAAGGAG GTGTTGAAGAGCACTACAGCTGCTCTGGTGGAGCTGAACGTCAGTAAGAACCTGGTGGGCTCAGCCATGGCGGGCAGTATCGGTGGCTTTAATGCTCATTCTGCCAACAttgtagcagcaatttatattGCCTGTGGACAG GATCCTGCTCAGACAGTGGGAAGTGCCAACTGCATCACTCAGATGGAGCCTGCTGGTCCAGAAGGGGAGGATTTATATATCAGTTGCACTATGCCCTCCATAGAGGTGGGTACTGTAGGAGGGGGCACCAATTTACCACCACAACAGGCCTGTCTGCAG ATGCTAAGTGTCCAAGGTACCAGTCCAGAGCATCCGGGTGAGAATGCCCGTCAGTTGGCCCGTATAGTGTGTGGTACGGTGCTAGCAGGGGAGCTATCCCTGATGGCTGCCCTAGCTGCTGGACACCTTGTCAAAAGCCATATGACTCACAACAG ATCCACGACAAACCTTTCAGCTGTAGCAATTTCCAAATTGAAGACCTCTGCGTGA
- the LOC114866612 gene encoding 3-hydroxy-3-methylglutaryl-coenzyme A reductase-like isoform X2 produces MAIVYIYFQFKNLRQLGSKYILGIAGLFTVFSSFVFSTVVIHFFGKELTGLNEALPFFLLLIDLSKACALAKFALSSNSQEEVRENISQGMAILGPTFTLDALVECLVIGIGTMSGVPQLEIMCCFGCMSVLANYFVFMTFFPACVSLVLELSRESREGRPIWQLSHFAHVLAEEEDNKPNPVTQRVKMIMSLGLALVHAHTRLAAEHPDQNRSVEVPIAKTLDFDGTVWPMKLTSMGLEQVITLSLALLLAVKYVFFEQTEAESSFSLKSPISSSSPTQKPKQVGDSCRRDLKAMRPQRSMNAMSEINFSPPAVSDSVPSLKDDRTFREKVETSPYVSSSVESLAQTSSLTQCSSSSEPRTLEECMTILFDPQRGPRFLSDAEVMNLVASRNILNYKLETVLETPERGVAIRREILSSRLPVPSALDRLPYKNYDYSKVMGSCCENVIGYMPLPVGVAGPLLLDEKQFYVPMATTEGCLVASTNRGCRALSLSGGCRSRILADSMARGPVVRLPSACRAAEVKSWLETSVGFALIKEAFDQTSRFARLEKLTVGLAGRNLYIRFQSQTGDAMGMNMLSKGTEQALHKLQQQYLDMEVLSLSGNYCTDKKSAAINWILGRGKSAVCEATIPAKVVKEVLKSTTAALVELNVSKNLVGSAMAGSIGGFNAHSANIVAAIYIACGQDPAQTVGSANCITQMEPAGPEGEDLYISCTMPSIEVGTVGGGTNLPPQQACLQMLSVQGTSPEHPGENARQLARIVCGTVLAGELSLMAALAAGHLVKSHMTHNRSTTNLSAVAISKLKTSA; encoded by the exons ATGGCCATTGTTTACATCTATTTCCAGTTCAAGAATCTCAGACAACTGGGATCCAAATATATACTGG GTATTGCAGGgttatttacagttttttcCAGCTTTGTTTTCAGTACAGTAGTCATCCACTTCTTTGGAAAAGAACTGACAGGCCTTAA TGAAGCCCTTCCCTTCTTCCTTTTGCTCATTGATCTCTCCAAAGCCTGTGCCTTAGCCAAATTTGCCCTCAGTTCAAACTCTCAG GAGGAGGTAAGGGAAAATATCTCCCAGGGAATGGCCATCCTGGGCCCCACATTCACCCTGGATGCTCTGGTTGAGTGTCTGGTAATTGGAATTGGCACCATGTCAG GTGTGCCCCAACTTGAGATAATGTGTTGTTTTGGCTGTATGTCTGTCCTGGCCAACTACTTTGTCTTTATGACTTTCTTTCCTGCATGTGTCTCCTTGGTCTTGGAG CTGTCCAGGGAGAGTCGTGAGGGCCGCCCTATCTGGCAATTGAGCCACTTTGCCCACGTACTGGCTGAAGAAGAGGACAACAAACCCAATCCTGTGACCCAGAGAGTTAAAATGATCATG TCCCTGGGTTTGGCTCTTGTTCATGCCCACACTCGGCTAGCAGCTGAGCATCCAGACCAGAATCGCTCAGTAGAGGTGCCCATAGCAAAGACACTAGACTTTGATGGTACAGTGTGGCCAATGAAGCTCACCAG CATGGGTCTGGAACAAGTGATAACTCTCAGTCTAGCTCTGCTCCTGGCTGTCAAGTATGTCTTCTTTGAGCAAACGGAAGCAGAATCATCTTTCTCCCTCAAGAGTCCGATTAGCAGCTCCTCTCCCACACAGAAACCCAAGCAAGTGGGGGACAGCTGCAGGAGGGATCTCAAAGCCATGAGACCCCAGAGATCCATGAATGCTATGTCAGAAATCAATTTTAGCCCCCCCGCTGTCTCAGACTCTGTACCCTCCCTCAAGGATGACAGGACCTTCAGAGAGAAGG TCGAGACCAGCCCCTATGTTTCATCTTCTGTGGAGTCCTTAGCTCAGACGTCCTCCTTAACACAGTGCAGCTCAAGTTCAGAGCCCAGAACTCTGGAGGAGTGCATGACCATCCTCTTTGACCCTCAG AGAGGTCCTCGTTTTCTCAGTGATGCAGAGGTGATGAACCTTGTAGCCTCACGTAACATCCTGAACTATAAACTAGAAACTGTCCTCGAGACTCCAGAGAGAGGCGTAGCCATCAGAAGGGAGATCTTATCATCCAGACTACCTGTTCCCTCAGCCTTGGACCGTCTGCCTTACAAGAACTATGACTATTCTAAG GTAATGGGTTCATGCTGTGAGAATGTAATTGGCTATATGCCATTACCAGTAGGAGTGGCTGGTCCTCTTCTGTTGGATGAGAAACAGTTTTACgttcccatggcaaccacaGAGGGCTGTCTGGTAGCCAGCACTAACCGAGGATGCAGAGCCCTGTCT CTAAGTGGTGGCTGTCGGAGCAGGATCCTAGCTGACAGCATGGCCAGGGGTCCGGTTGTGAGGCTGCCCTCAGCGTGCAGGGCAGCAGAGGTCAAAAGTTGGCTCGAGACCTCAGTCGGATTTGCGCTGATCAAAGAGGCTTTTGACCAAACAAGCAG GTTTGCTCGTTTGGAGAAACTGACAGTAGGCTTAGCTGGAAGAAATCTGTATATTCGCTTCCAGTCGCAGACAGGAGATGCCATGGGCATGAACATGCTTTCAAAG GGGACTGAGCAGGCCCTGCACAAGCTCCAGCAGCAGTATCTAGATATGGAGGTCCTCTCACTCAGTGGTAACTACTGCACTGACAAGAAGTCTGCTGCTATTAATTGGATTCTGGGCCGAGGCaagtctgctgtgtgtgaggcCACCATCCCAGCGAAGGTGGTGAAGGAG GTGTTGAAGAGCACTACAGCTGCTCTGGTGGAGCTGAACGTCAGTAAGAACCTGGTGGGCTCAGCCATGGCGGGCAGTATCGGTGGCTTTAATGCTCATTCTGCCAACAttgtagcagcaatttatattGCCTGTGGACAG GATCCTGCTCAGACAGTGGGAAGTGCCAACTGCATCACTCAGATGGAGCCTGCTGGTCCAGAAGGGGAGGATTTATATATCAGTTGCACTATGCCCTCCATAGAGGTGGGTACTGTAGGAGGGGGCACCAATTTACCACCACAACAGGCCTGTCTGCAG ATGCTAAGTGTCCAAGGTACCAGTCCAGAGCATCCGGGTGAGAATGCCCGTCAGTTGGCCCGTATAGTGTGTGGTACGGTGCTAGCAGGGGAGCTATCCCTGATGGCTGCCCTAGCTGCTGGACACCTTGTCAAAAGCCATATGACTCACAACAG ATCCACGACAAACCTTTCAGCTGTAGCAATTTCCAAATTGAAGACCTCTGCGTGA